The Hippoglossus hippoglossus isolate fHipHip1 chromosome 19, fHipHip1.pri, whole genome shotgun sequence genome has a segment encoding these proteins:
- the LOC117752769 gene encoding NIF3-like protein 1 isoform X2, whose product MELKEVLQVLEQLAPLSLAESWDNVGLLVEPSKPRPVKTVLLTNDLTDAVMEEAEAMSCDLMISYHPPLFRPIKRLVQKDWKQRLAVRAVEAGMAIFSPHTSWDSVKGGINDWLVGGLGSGQVSVLSQALCGASHTNKLEFMVRSTEELGIVMEELKECDGGTALQHSVNRPENSGIHVGVTCSESALTLSVHALLKHTTPSQSLSILKLEKPPLPGYGPGRLSILVQPVTVATAIQKMKSHLGLNHLRLALGSGQTLESSVCTVAVCAGSGASVLSGVKADLHITGEMSHHEVLDTVAKGTSVILSDHSNSERGFLTVFREKLAVRLPDSVTVVVSKADRDPLEVV is encoded by the exons ATGGAGCTCAAAGAGGTTCTGCAGGTGCTGGAGCAGCTCGCTCCTCTGTCCCTGGCTGAGTCGTGGGACAACGTCGGCCTGTTGGTGGAGCCGAGCAAACCTCGGCCTGTTAAAACTGTCCTGCTAACCAACGACCTCACAGACGCCGTcatggaggaagcagaggcCATGAGCTGCGACCTCATGATCTCATATCACCCTCCGTTGTTTCGGCCAATCAAGCGTCTGGTTCAGAAAGACTGGAAGCAGCGATTGGCCGTGCGGGCGGTGGAGGCCGGGATGGCGATCTTCTCCCCTCACACATCGTGGGACAGCGTTAAAGGAGGCATAAACGACTGGCTGGTCGGGGGACTTG GTAGCGGCCAGGTGTCCGTGCTGAGTCAGGCGCTTTGTGGCGCCTCCCACACTAACAAACTGGAATTCATGGTCAGGAGCACAGAGGAACTAGGCATCGTCATGGAGGAACTGAAGGAATGTGATGGTGGAACAGCACTACAGCATTCAGTTAACAG ACCAGAAAACAGTGGGATCCATGTCGGTGTAACCTGCAGTGAGTCAGCGCTGACCCTCAGTGTCCACGCtctgttaaaacacacaactcccAGCCAGTCCCTGAGCATCCTGAAGTTAGAGAag cctcctcttccaGGCTATGGCCCAGGGCGACTCAGTATTTTGGTCCAGCCAGTAACCGTGGCAACAGCCATCCAGAAGATGAAGTCTCACCTGGGTTTGAATCACCTCCGTTTGGCTTTAGGATCGGGGCAGACACTAG agtCCTCTGTGTGCACCGTGGCTGTGTGTGCTGGATCAGGTGCCTCAGTGCTGAGTGGGGTCAAAGCCGACCTTCACATCACAG GCGAGATGTCCCACCACGAAGTGCTGGACACCGTGGCGAAGGGAACCAGCGTCATCCTCAGTGATCACAGCAACAGCGAGCGAGGCTTCCTGACTGTGTTCAGGGAGAAGCTGGCTGTGCGTCTCCCTGACAGCGTCACGGTGGTGGTGTCGAAGGCCGACCGAGATCCCCTGGAGGTGGTCTGA
- the LOC117752769 gene encoding NIF3-like protein 1 isoform X1, with product MLTGGNLTRTFVSLSYRRLCANRSLISRSALCSSASTVSSIRPSLPSPSHSRSLLTNRQTLLPLHPSFHFPSAHCLCHSTHCSGLMELKEVLQVLEQLAPLSLAESWDNVGLLVEPSKPRPVKTVLLTNDLTDAVMEEAEAMSCDLMISYHPPLFRPIKRLVQKDWKQRLAVRAVEAGMAIFSPHTSWDSVKGGINDWLVGGLGSGQVSVLSQALCGASHTNKLEFMVRSTEELGIVMEELKECDGGTALQHSVNRPENSGIHVGVTCSESALTLSVHALLKHTTPSQSLSILKLEKPPLPGYGPGRLSILVQPVTVATAIQKMKSHLGLNHLRLALGSGQTLESSVCTVAVCAGSGASVLSGVKADLHITGEMSHHEVLDTVAKGTSVILSDHSNSERGFLTVFREKLAVRLPDSVTVVVSKADRDPLEVV from the exons ATGCTGACTGGAGGAAATCTCACTCGGACCTTTGTATCGCTCTCCTACAGAAGACTCTGTGCCAACCGGAGCTTGATCTCAcgctctgctctctgctcttctGCCTCCACAGtttcatccatccgtccatctctCCCTTCACCTTCTCACAGTCGCAGCCTCCTGACAAACCGACAAACCTTGCTCCCCCTGCACCCGtcttttcatttcccctccGCCCACTGCCTCTGTCACTCGACTCACTGTTCAGGCCTGATGGAGCTCAAAGAGGTTCTGCAGGTGCTGGAGCAGCTCGCTCCTCTGTCCCTGGCTGAGTCGTGGGACAACGTCGGCCTGTTGGTGGAGCCGAGCAAACCTCGGCCTGTTAAAACTGTCCTGCTAACCAACGACCTCACAGACGCCGTcatggaggaagcagaggcCATGAGCTGCGACCTCATGATCTCATATCACCCTCCGTTGTTTCGGCCAATCAAGCGTCTGGTTCAGAAAGACTGGAAGCAGCGATTGGCCGTGCGGGCGGTGGAGGCCGGGATGGCGATCTTCTCCCCTCACACATCGTGGGACAGCGTTAAAGGAGGCATAAACGACTGGCTGGTCGGGGGACTTG GTAGCGGCCAGGTGTCCGTGCTGAGTCAGGCGCTTTGTGGCGCCTCCCACACTAACAAACTGGAATTCATGGTCAGGAGCACAGAGGAACTAGGCATCGTCATGGAGGAACTGAAGGAATGTGATGGTGGAACAGCACTACAGCATTCAGTTAACAG ACCAGAAAACAGTGGGATCCATGTCGGTGTAACCTGCAGTGAGTCAGCGCTGACCCTCAGTGTCCACGCtctgttaaaacacacaactcccAGCCAGTCCCTGAGCATCCTGAAGTTAGAGAag cctcctcttccaGGCTATGGCCCAGGGCGACTCAGTATTTTGGTCCAGCCAGTAACCGTGGCAACAGCCATCCAGAAGATGAAGTCTCACCTGGGTTTGAATCACCTCCGTTTGGCTTTAGGATCGGGGCAGACACTAG agtCCTCTGTGTGCACCGTGGCTGTGTGTGCTGGATCAGGTGCCTCAGTGCTGAGTGGGGTCAAAGCCGACCTTCACATCACAG GCGAGATGTCCCACCACGAAGTGCTGGACACCGTGGCGAAGGGAACCAGCGTCATCCTCAGTGATCACAGCAACAGCGAGCGAGGCTTCCTGACTGTGTTCAGGGAGAAGCTGGCTGTGCGTCTCCCTGACAGCGTCACGGTGGTGGTGTCGAAGGCCGACCGAGATCCCCTGGAGGTGGTCTGA
- the LOC117752770 gene encoding NIF3-like protein 1 isoform X1, which produces MLTGGNLTRTFVSLSYRRLCANRSLISRSALCSSASTVSSIRPSLPSPSHSRSLLTNRQTLLPLHPSFHFPSAHCLCHSTHCSGLMELKEVLQVLEQLAPLSLAESWDNVGLLVEPSKPRPVKTVLLTNDLTDAVMEEAEAMSCDLMISYHPPLFRPIKRLVQKDWKQRLAVRAVEAGMAIFSPHTSWDSVKGGINDWLVGGLGSGQVSVLSQALGGASHSHKLEFTVRSTEELGTVMEELKECDGGTALQHSVNRPENSGIHVGVTCSESALTLSVHALLKHTTPSQSLSILKLEKPPLPGYGPGRLSILVQPVTVATAIQKMKSHLGLNHLRLALGSGQTLESSVCTVAVCAGSGASVLSGVKADLHITGEMSHNKVLDTVAKGTSVILSDHSNSERGFLTVFREKLAVRLPDSVTVVVSKADRDPLEVV; this is translated from the exons ATGCTGACTGGAGGAAATCTCACTCGGACCTTTGTATCGCTCTCCTACAGAAGACTCTGTGCCAACCGGAGCTTGATCTCAcgctctgctctctgctcttctGCCTCCACAGtttcatccatccgtccatctctCCCTTCACCTTCTCACAGTCGCAGCCTCCTGACAAACCGACAAACCTTGCTCCCCCTGCACCCGtcttttcatttcccctccGCCCACTGCCTCTGTCACTCGACTCACTGTTCAGGCCTGATGGAGCTCAAAGAGGTTCTGCAGGTGCTGGAGCAGCTCGCTCCTCTGTCCCTGGCTGAGTCGTGGGACAACGTCGGCCTGTTGGTGGAGCCGAGCAAACCTCGGCCTGTTAAAACTGTCCTGCTAACCAACGACCTCACAGACGCCGTcatggaggaagcagaggcCATGAGCTGCGACCTCATGATCTCATATCACCCTCCGTTGTTTCGGCCAATCAAGCGTCTGGTTCAGAAAGACTGGAAGCAGCGATTGGCCGTGCGGGCGGTGGAGGCCGGGATGGCGATCTTCTCCCCTCACACATCGTGGGACAGCGTTAAAGGAGGCATAAACGACTGGCTGGTCGGGGGACTTG GTAGCGGCCAGGTGTCTGTGCTGAGTCAGGCGCTCGGTGGCGCCTCCCACAGTCACAAACTGGAATTCACGGTCAGGAGCACAGAGGAACTAGGCACCGTCATGGAGGAACTGAAGGAATGTGATGGTGGAACAGCACTACAGCATTCAGTTAACAG ACCAGAAAACAGTGGGATCCATGTCGGTGTAACCTGCAGTGAGTCAGCGCTGACCCTCAGTGTCCACGCtctgttaaaacacacaactcccAGCCAGTCCCTGAGCATCCTGAAGTTAGAgaag cctcctcttccaGGCTATGGCCCAGGGCGACTCAGTATTTTGGTCCAGCCAGTAACCGTGGCAACAGCCATCCAGAAGATGAAGTCTCACCTGGGTTTGAATCACCTCCGTTTGGCTTTAGGATCGGGGCAGACACTAG agtCCTCTGTGTGCACCGTGGCTGTGTGTGCTGGATCAGGTGCCTCAGTGCTGAGTGGGGTCAAAGCCGACCTTCATATCACAG GCGAGATGTCCCACAACAAAGTGCTGGACACCGTGGCGAAGGGAACCAGCGTCATCCTCAGTGATCACAGCAACAGCGAGCGAGGCTTCCTGACTGTGTTCAGGGAGAAGCTGGCTGTGCGTCTCCCTGACAGCGTCACGGTGGTGGTGTCGAAGGCCGACCGAGATCCCCTGGAGGTGGTCTGA
- the LOC117752770 gene encoding NIF3-like protein 1 isoform X2, whose protein sequence is MELKEVLQVLEQLAPLSLAESWDNVGLLVEPSKPRPVKTVLLTNDLTDAVMEEAEAMSCDLMISYHPPLFRPIKRLVQKDWKQRLAVRAVEAGMAIFSPHTSWDSVKGGINDWLVGGLGSGQVSVLSQALGGASHSHKLEFTVRSTEELGTVMEELKECDGGTALQHSVNRPENSGIHVGVTCSESALTLSVHALLKHTTPSQSLSILKLEKPPLPGYGPGRLSILVQPVTVATAIQKMKSHLGLNHLRLALGSGQTLESSVCTVAVCAGSGASVLSGVKADLHITGEMSHNKVLDTVAKGTSVILSDHSNSERGFLTVFREKLAVRLPDSVTVVVSKADRDPLEVV, encoded by the exons ATGGAGCTCAAAGAGGTTCTGCAGGTGCTGGAGCAGCTCGCTCCTCTGTCCCTGGCTGAGTCGTGGGACAACGTCGGCCTGTTGGTGGAGCCGAGCAAACCTCGGCCTGTTAAAACTGTCCTGCTAACCAACGACCTCACAGACGCCGTcatggaggaagcagaggcCATGAGCTGCGACCTCATGATCTCATATCACCCTCCGTTGTTTCGGCCAATCAAGCGTCTGGTTCAGAAAGACTGGAAGCAGCGATTGGCCGTGCGGGCGGTGGAGGCCGGGATGGCGATCTTCTCCCCTCACACATCGTGGGACAGCGTTAAAGGAGGCATAAACGACTGGCTGGTCGGGGGACTTG GTAGCGGCCAGGTGTCTGTGCTGAGTCAGGCGCTCGGTGGCGCCTCCCACAGTCACAAACTGGAATTCACGGTCAGGAGCACAGAGGAACTAGGCACCGTCATGGAGGAACTGAAGGAATGTGATGGTGGAACAGCACTACAGCATTCAGTTAACAG ACCAGAAAACAGTGGGATCCATGTCGGTGTAACCTGCAGTGAGTCAGCGCTGACCCTCAGTGTCCACGCtctgttaaaacacacaactcccAGCCAGTCCCTGAGCATCCTGAAGTTAGAgaag cctcctcttccaGGCTATGGCCCAGGGCGACTCAGTATTTTGGTCCAGCCAGTAACCGTGGCAACAGCCATCCAGAAGATGAAGTCTCACCTGGGTTTGAATCACCTCCGTTTGGCTTTAGGATCGGGGCAGACACTAG agtCCTCTGTGTGCACCGTGGCTGTGTGTGCTGGATCAGGTGCCTCAGTGCTGAGTGGGGTCAAAGCCGACCTTCATATCACAG GCGAGATGTCCCACAACAAAGTGCTGGACACCGTGGCGAAGGGAACCAGCGTCATCCTCAGTGATCACAGCAACAGCGAGCGAGGCTTCCTGACTGTGTTCAGGGAGAAGCTGGCTGTGCGTCTCCCTGACAGCGTCACGGTGGTGGTGTCGAAGGCCGACCGAGATCCCCTGGAGGTGGTCTGA
- the cabp5a gene encoding calcium-binding protein 5a isoform X2, whose protein sequence is MMRLAEEKKSPKDEMSLGAACVFLRGGKNITRGLADDEIDELRDAFNEFDKDKDGLISCKDLGNLMRTMGYMPTEMELIELSQNINMNLGGRVDFEDFVELMTPKLLAETAGMIGMKELKDAFKEFDIDGDGEITTEELRSAMTKLMGEHMSRREIDAIVKEADDNGDGTVDFEEFVRMMSHQ, encoded by the exons ATGATGCGATTGGCTGAAGAGAAGAAATCACCTAAGGACG AAATGAGTTTAGGGGCAGCGTGCGTTTTCTTGCGTGGAGGGAAAAACATT ACAAGAGGACTGGCTGATGATGAGATCGATG AGCTGCGTGATGCGTTCAACGAGTTCGATAAAGACAAGGACGGGCTGATCAGCTGTAAGGACCTGGGGAACCTGATGAGGACGATGGGTTACATGCCCACGGAGATGGAGCTGATTGAGCTGAGCCAAAACATCAACATGAACC TTGGTGGCAGAGTCGACTTTGAAGACTTTGTGGAACTGATGACTCCGAAGCTGCTGGCGGAGACGGCTGGGATGATTGGCATGAAGGAGCTTAAAGACGCCTTTAAGGAG TTCGATatagatggagatggagagatcACAACAGAAGAGCTGCGGTCCGCCATGACCAAGCTGATGGGCGAGCACATGAGTCGGAGAGAGATAGACGCCATCGTGAAAGAAGCGGACGACAACGGAGACGGCACCGTAGACTTTGAAG AGTTCGTCAGAATGATGTCCCATCAATGA
- the cabp5a gene encoding calcium-binding protein 5a isoform X1, translating into MMRLAEEKKSPKPEMSLGAACVFLRGGKNITRGLADDEIDELRDAFNEFDKDKDGLISCKDLGNLMRTMGYMPTEMELIELSQNINMNLGGRVDFEDFVELMTPKLLAETAGMIGMKELKDAFKEFDIDGDGEITTEELRSAMTKLMGEHMSRREIDAIVKEADDNGDGTVDFEEFVRMMSHQ; encoded by the exons ATGATGCGATTGGCTGAAGAGAAGAAATCACCTAAG CCAGAAATGAGTTTAGGGGCAGCGTGCGTTTTCTTGCGTGGAGGGAAAAACATT ACAAGAGGACTGGCTGATGATGAGATCGATG AGCTGCGTGATGCGTTCAACGAGTTCGATAAAGACAAGGACGGGCTGATCAGCTGTAAGGACCTGGGGAACCTGATGAGGACGATGGGTTACATGCCCACGGAGATGGAGCTGATTGAGCTGAGCCAAAACATCAACATGAACC TTGGTGGCAGAGTCGACTTTGAAGACTTTGTGGAACTGATGACTCCGAAGCTGCTGGCGGAGACGGCTGGGATGATTGGCATGAAGGAGCTTAAAGACGCCTTTAAGGAG TTCGATatagatggagatggagagatcACAACAGAAGAGCTGCGGTCCGCCATGACCAAGCTGATGGGCGAGCACATGAGTCGGAGAGAGATAGACGCCATCGTGAAAGAAGCGGACGACAACGGAGACGGCACCGTAGACTTTGAAG AGTTCGTCAGAATGATGTCCCATCAATGA